A portion of the Streptomyces sp. NBC_01335 genome contains these proteins:
- the ctaC gene encoding aa3-type cytochrome oxidase subunit II, with the protein MSPNGSDRSSRRPMRRKLPQVLTAGLVLATASGCSYNWQDFPRLGMPTPVTEEAPRILSLWQGSWAAALATGVLVWGLILWSAFFHRRSRTKVEVPPQTRYNMPIEALYTVVPLIIVSVLFYFTARDESKLLTLSTKPVHNINVVGYQWSWAFNYVEDVDGSPATTKTPEELSSIPDRFIADFPKGAGGVYDAGIPGTRNPQTGNPGPTLWLPKGEKVRFILTSRDVIHSFWVVPFLMKQDVIPGHTNAFEVTPNKEGTFLGKCAELCGADHSRMLFNVKVVSPERYQQHLKELAEKGQTGYVPSGIEQTDPARNAETNKL; encoded by the coding sequence GTGAGTCCCAACGGCTCCGACCGCTCGTCGCGGCGCCCGATGCGGCGGAAGCTGCCGCAGGTGCTGACTGCGGGCCTGGTCCTGGCGACGGCCTCCGGTTGTTCGTACAACTGGCAGGATTTCCCTCGCCTTGGTATGCCTACCCCGGTAACGGAAGAGGCCCCTCGGATCCTCTCCCTCTGGCAGGGCTCGTGGGCGGCAGCGCTCGCCACGGGTGTCCTTGTCTGGGGGCTGATCCTCTGGAGTGCCTTCTTCCACCGGCGTAGCCGGACCAAGGTCGAGGTTCCTCCGCAGACCAGGTACAACATGCCCATCGAGGCGCTGTACACAGTGGTCCCCCTGATCATCGTCTCGGTGCTCTTCTACTTCACCGCGCGCGATGAATCGAAGCTCCTCACCCTCTCCACGAAGCCCGTCCACAACATCAACGTGGTCGGCTACCAGTGGAGCTGGGCGTTCAACTACGTCGAGGACGTGGACGGCTCGCCGGCCACCACCAAGACGCCCGAGGAGCTCTCCTCGATCCCCGACCGCTTCATCGCGGACTTCCCGAAGGGCGCCGGCGGCGTCTACGACGCGGGAATCCCGGGCACGCGCAACCCCCAGACCGGCAACCCGGGTCCGACCCTGTGGCTGCCGAAGGGCGAGAAGGTCCGCTTCATCCTCACTTCACGTGACGTCATCCACTCCTTCTGGGTGGTGCCGTTCCTCATGAAGCAGGACGTCATCCCGGGCCACACCAACGCGTTCGAGGTCACGCCGAACAAGGAGGGCACCTTCTTGGGCAAGTGTGCGGAGCTCTGCGGCGCCGACCACTCCCGGATGCTCTTCAACGTCAAGGTTGTCTCTCCCGAGCGTTACCAGCAGCACCTCAAGGAGCTGGCGGAGAAGGGGCAGACCGGCTACGTGCCGTCAGGCATCGAGCAGACTGACCCCGCCAGGAATGCGGAGACCAACAAACTGTGA
- a CDS encoding L,D-transpeptidase, whose translation MNDTPRTRSVVSCSLLVVTLVAGATACGEPDGHPLSAKPFDAADQVSFNGHAPNGKADPDKPLEVTVKGDEGRITDVTAADSTGRRLAGELAADGKRWHSTAPLAAGARYEVRVTTEDEDGAPGRRSLTFETTSPKKLLSVSFGPQAGTYGVGQPITAELSAPVTDKAARATVERALKVRSTPAVTGSWYWVDDKILHYRPQAYWPAGAAVEASSNFKGIKVTNALYGAEVKPLRLSIGDRIEAITDASEHEMTVLRNGEVINTIPVTTGKPGFSTRNGVKVVLGKEAFVRMRGETVGIAEGSSESYDLPVYWATRVTWSGEYVHAAPWSVGSQGSANVSHGCTGMSTENAEWFFDTVREGDVVKVVGSEGETMTPFDNGFGDWNVSWEAWQKGSALTNATPGAAAHPRTSALAARLRPQV comes from the coding sequence ATGAACGACACGCCGCGCACCCGCTCCGTAGTGAGTTGCTCCCTGCTGGTCGTGACCCTGGTCGCCGGTGCGACCGCCTGTGGAGAGCCCGATGGTCACCCGCTCTCGGCCAAGCCGTTCGACGCGGCCGACCAGGTCTCCTTCAACGGCCATGCCCCGAACGGGAAGGCCGATCCCGACAAGCCCCTGGAAGTCACCGTCAAGGGTGACGAAGGACGCATCACCGATGTGACGGCCGCGGACAGCACCGGCCGCCGTCTGGCCGGCGAACTCGCCGCCGACGGGAAACGCTGGCACTCCACCGCCCCGCTCGCCGCCGGCGCGCGGTACGAGGTGAGGGTCACCACCGAGGACGAGGACGGCGCCCCCGGCCGCCGTTCCCTCACCTTCGAGACCACCTCCCCGAAGAAGCTCCTGAGCGTCTCCTTCGGCCCGCAGGCGGGCACGTACGGGGTCGGACAGCCCATCACGGCGGAACTCAGCGCTCCGGTCACCGACAAGGCCGCCAGGGCCACCGTCGAGCGCGCCCTCAAGGTCCGCTCCACGCCCGCCGTGACCGGCTCCTGGTACTGGGTGGACGACAAGATCCTGCACTACCGGCCCCAGGCCTACTGGCCCGCCGGCGCGGCCGTCGAAGCGAGCAGCAACTTCAAGGGCATCAAGGTGACCAACGCCCTCTACGGCGCCGAGGTCAAGCCGCTGCGCCTGAGCATCGGCGACCGGATCGAGGCCATCACCGACGCCTCCGAGCACGAGATGACCGTGCTCCGCAACGGAGAAGTGATCAACACCATTCCGGTCACCACCGGAAAGCCCGGCTTCTCCACCCGCAACGGCGTCAAGGTCGTGCTCGGCAAGGAGGCGTTCGTCCGGATGCGCGGGGAGACCGTCGGCATCGCGGAGGGCTCCTCGGAGTCGTACGACCTGCCCGTCTACTGGGCCACCCGGGTGACGTGGAGCGGCGAGTACGTGCACGCCGCGCCGTGGTCCGTCGGGTCCCAGGGCAGCGCCAACGTCAGCCACGGCTGCACCGGGATGAGCACGGAGAACGCCGAATGGTTCTTCGACACCGTGCGCGAGGGCGACGTCGTCAAGGTCGTCGGCAGCGAGGGGGAGACCATGACCCCCTTCGACAACGGGTTCGGGGACTGGAACGTCTCCTGGGAGGCCTGGCAGAAGGGCAGCGCCCTGACGAACGCCACGCCCGGGGCCGCAGCGCACCCCCGGACATCGGCTCTGGCGGCGCGACTGCGCCCCCAGGTCTGA
- the ctaD gene encoding aa3-type cytochrome oxidase subunit I: MSILNEPQGAAAADDSYEDELPVRRKQPGNVVIKWLTTTDHKTIGTMYLVTSFAFFCIGGLMALFMRAELARPGTQIMSNEQFNQAFTMHGTIMLLMFATPLFAGFTNWIMPLQIGAPDVAFPRLNMFAYWLYLFGSLIAVGGFLTPQGAADFGWFAYSPLSDAVRSPGVGADMWIMGLAFSGFGTILGAVNFITTIICMRAPGMTMFRMPIFVWNVLLTAVLVLLAFPVLAAALFALEADRKFGAHVFDAANGGALLWQHLFWFFGHPEVYIIALPFFGIISEVIPVFSRKPIFGYIGLIAATIAIAGLSVTVWAHHMYVTGGVLLPFFSFMTFLIAVPTGVKFFNWIGTMWKGSLSFETPMLWSVGFLITFLFGGLTGVLLASPPLDFHVSDSYFVVAHFHYVVFGTVVFAMFAGFHFWWPKFTGKMLDERLGKITFWTLFVGFHGTFLVQHWLGAEGMPRRYADYLAADGFTALNTISTISSFLLGLSILPFFYNVWKTAKYGKKIEVDDPWGYGRSLEWATSCPPPRHNFITLPRIRSESPAFDLHHPEIAALEQLGHHSEDKVLAGGKEAGK; this comes from the coding sequence GTGAGCATCCTCAACGAACCCCAGGGTGCCGCGGCGGCAGACGACTCGTACGAGGACGAACTGCCGGTACGGCGCAAGCAGCCGGGAAACGTCGTCATCAAGTGGCTGACCACCACTGACCACAAGACGATCGGCACGATGTACCTGGTCACTTCGTTCGCGTTCTTCTGCATCGGTGGCCTGATGGCGCTCTTCATGCGCGCCGAGCTGGCCCGTCCGGGTACGCAGATCATGTCGAACGAGCAGTTCAACCAGGCGTTCACGATGCACGGCACGATCATGCTGCTGATGTTCGCGACGCCGCTGTTCGCCGGTTTCACCAACTGGATCATGCCGCTGCAGATCGGTGCGCCCGACGTGGCGTTCCCGCGGCTGAACATGTTCGCGTACTGGCTGTACCTCTTCGGCTCGCTCATCGCGGTGGGAGGCTTCCTCACCCCGCAGGGCGCCGCCGACTTCGGTTGGTTCGCCTACTCCCCGCTGTCGGACGCGGTCCGCTCGCCGGGTGTCGGTGCCGACATGTGGATCATGGGTCTGGCCTTCTCCGGCTTCGGCACGATCCTCGGCGCGGTCAACTTCATCACCACGATCATCTGCATGCGCGCGCCCGGCATGACGATGTTCCGGATGCCGATCTTCGTGTGGAACGTCCTGCTGACGGCCGTTCTGGTCCTGCTGGCCTTCCCGGTCCTCGCCGCCGCGCTCTTCGCGTTGGAAGCGGACCGAAAATTCGGGGCCCACGTATTCGACGCGGCCAATGGCGGCGCATTGCTCTGGCAACACCTCTTCTGGTTCTTCGGACACCCAGAGGTGTACATCATCGCGCTACCATTCTTCGGAATCATTTCCGAAGTGATCCCGGTATTCAGCCGCAAGCCGATCTTCGGCTACATCGGTCTGATCGCGGCCACCATCGCCATCGCGGGTCTCTCCGTGACGGTGTGGGCGCACCACATGTACGTGACGGGCGGCGTGCTCCTGCCGTTCTTCTCCTTCATGACGTTCCTCATCGCGGTACCGACCGGTGTGAAGTTCTTCAACTGGATCGGCACGATGTGGAAGGGCTCGTTGTCCTTCGAGACGCCGATGCTCTGGTCGGTCGGCTTCCTGATCACCTTCCTCTTCGGTGGTCTGACCGGTGTCCTGCTGGCCTCGCCGCCGCTGGACTTCCACGTCTCGGACTCGTACTTCGTCGTCGCGCACTTCCACTACGTCGTCTTCGGCACCGTGGTGTTCGCGATGTTCGCCGGATTCCACTTCTGGTGGCCGAAGTTCACCGGCAAGATGCTGGACGAGCGGCTCGGCAAGATCACGTTCTGGACGCTGTTCGTGGGCTTCCACGGCACGTTCCTGGTGCAGCACTGGCTCGGTGCCGAGGGCATGCCGCGTCGCTACGCGGACTACCTCGCGGCCGACGGCTTCACCGCGCTGAACACGATCTCCACGATCTCCTCGTTCCTCCTCGGCCTGTCGATCCTGCCGTTCTTCTACAACGTGTGGAAGACCGCCAAGTACGGCAAGAAGATCGAGGTCGACGACCCGTGGGGCTACGGCCGTTCGCTGGAGTGGGCCACCTCGTGCCCGCCCCCGCGCCACAACTTCATCACCCTGCCGCGGATCCGTTCCGAATCCCCGGCGTTCGACCTGCACCACCCGGAGATCGCCGCGCTGGAGCAGCTCGGTCACCACTCCGAGGACAAGGTTCTCGCCGGTGGTAAGGAGGCAGGCAAGTGA
- a CDS encoding cysteine desulfurase/sulfurtransferase TusA family protein, giving the protein MPYFDAASSAPLHPVARQALMASLDEGWADPARLYREGRRARMLLDAAREAAAEAVGCRPDELVFTPSGTAAVHAGIAGALSGRRRVGRHLVASAVEHSSVLHAAAAHEAAGGSFAEVPVERTGAVDSAVFGASLRADTALACLQSANHEVGTEQPVASVAAHCREAGVPLLVDAAQSLGWGPVADGWSLLTASAHKWGGPAGVGLLAVRKGVRFAPLGPADERESGRSAGFENLPAIVAAAASLRAVRAEADAEAARLRALVDLVRARVAAGVPDVEVVGDPERRLPHVVTFSCLYVDGETLLHELDRAGFSVSSGSSCTSSTLTPSHVLKAMGVLSEGNVRVSLPAGTAASDVERFLDVLPGVVAGVRERLGVPVSDRVSGGAGAVGGAGAVGGAGAVRGAVAPAASLVVDALGRRCPIPVIELAKVIGDVPVGGTVTVLADDEAARLDIPAWCEMREQEYVGERPAERGAAYVVRRLG; this is encoded by the coding sequence GTGCCCTACTTCGACGCCGCCTCCTCCGCGCCCCTGCATCCCGTGGCCCGTCAGGCCCTGATGGCCTCCCTGGACGAGGGCTGGGCCGATCCCGCCCGGCTCTACCGGGAGGGACGGCGGGCCCGGATGCTGCTGGACGCCGCCCGCGAGGCGGCGGCGGAAGCGGTCGGCTGCCGTCCCGACGAGCTCGTTTTCACCCCATCGGGGACGGCCGCGGTGCACGCGGGAATTGCCGGAGCTCTTTCGGGCCGTCGGCGTGTCGGCCGTCATCTGGTCGCCTCGGCGGTCGAACACTCGTCGGTATTGCATGCCGCGGCCGCACACGAGGCGGCCGGCGGGTCCTTCGCCGAGGTGCCGGTGGAACGGACCGGAGCGGTGGATTCCGCCGTGTTCGGCGCCTCCCTGCGCGCGGACACCGCGCTCGCCTGCCTCCAGTCCGCCAACCACGAGGTGGGCACCGAGCAGCCGGTGGCGTCCGTCGCCGCACACTGCCGGGAGGCGGGGGTCCCGCTGCTGGTGGACGCGGCGCAGTCGCTGGGGTGGGGGCCGGTCGCGGACGGCTGGTCGCTGCTGACGGCGAGCGCCCACAAGTGGGGCGGCCCGGCGGGCGTCGGGCTGCTGGCGGTGCGCAAGGGAGTCAGGTTCGCGCCCCTGGGCCCGGCCGACGAGCGGGAGTCGGGGCGGTCGGCCGGCTTCGAGAACCTGCCGGCGATCGTGGCCGCCGCCGCCTCGCTGCGCGCGGTGCGCGCCGAGGCGGACGCGGAGGCGGCGCGGCTGCGGGCTCTGGTCGACCTGGTCCGCGCGCGGGTGGCGGCCGGGGTGCCGGACGTGGAGGTGGTGGGCGATCCGGAGCGGCGCCTGCCGCACGTCGTCACCTTCTCCTGCCTCTACGTCGACGGAGAGACCCTGTTGCACGAGCTGGACCGGGCCGGTTTCTCCGTATCGTCCGGTTCGTCCTGCACCAGCAGCACGCTGACGCCCAGCCATGTGCTCAAGGCGATGGGGGTGCTCTCGGAGGGGAACGTCCGGGTGTCGCTGCCGGCGGGCACCGCCGCATCGGACGTGGAGCGGTTCCTCGACGTACTGCCCGGGGTGGTCGCCGGGGTACGGGAGCGCCTCGGGGTCCCGGTGTCCGACCGTGTCTCCGGGGGCGCCGGGGCCGTCGGGGGTGCCGGGGCCGTCGGGGGTGCCGGGGCCGTCCGGGGTGCCGTCGCGCCGGCCGCGTCGCTGGTGGTGGACGCGCTGGGCCGGCGCTGCCCGATCCCGGTGATCGAGCTCGCCAAGGTGATCGGGGACGTCCCGGTGGGCGGCACGGTGACGGTGCTCGCCGACGACGAGGCGGCCCGGCTGGACATCCCGGCCTGGTGCGAGATGCGGGAGCAGGAGTACGTGGGCGAGCGGCCCGCGGAGCGCGGCGCGGCGTACGTGGTCCGCCGGCTGGGCTGA
- a CDS encoding HesB/IscA family protein: MSVSDETTTVSDGILLSDAAAAKVKGLLDQEGRDDLALRVAVQPGGCSGLRYQLFFDERSLDGDVVKDFDGVKVVTDRMSAPYLGGASIDFVDTIEKQGFTIDNPNATGSCACGDSFS, translated from the coding sequence ATGTCCGTATCGGACGAGACCACCACCGTGAGCGACGGCATCCTCCTGTCCGACGCCGCCGCAGCCAAGGTCAAGGGCCTGCTGGACCAGGAGGGCCGCGACGACCTCGCCCTGCGCGTCGCCGTACAGCCCGGCGGCTGCTCCGGCCTGCGTTACCAGCTCTTCTTCGACGAGCGCTCGCTCGACGGCGACGTCGTGAAGGACTTCGACGGAGTCAAGGTCGTCACCGACCGCATGAGCGCCCCGTACCTCGGCGGTGCCTCGATCGACTTCGTCGACACCATCGAGAAGCAGGGCTTCACGATCGACAACCCCAACGCCACCGGCTCCTGCGCCTGCGGCGACTCCTTCAGCTAA
- a CDS encoding cytochrome c oxidase subunit 4, translating into MKIQGKLFIWLSVFILIMAITYGVWSKEPVGTTALVLAFGLSIMIGFYLAFTANRVDQMAQDNKEADVADEAGDVGFFSPHSWQPLSLAIGGALLFMSIAFGWWLAYFSAPMLAIGLFGWVFEYYRGENRTQ; encoded by the coding sequence GTGAAGATCCAGGGCAAGCTGTTCATCTGGCTGAGCGTCTTCATCCTGATCATGGCCATCACGTACGGCGTGTGGTCGAAGGAGCCGGTCGGTACCACCGCCCTCGTCCTGGCCTTCGGGCTGTCCATCATGATCGGCTTCTACCTGGCCTTCACGGCCAACAGGGTCGACCAGATGGCCCAGGACAACAAGGAAGCCGACGTGGCCGACGAGGCCGGCGACGTGGGGTTCTTCTCCCCGCACAGCTGGCAGCCGCTCTCCCTGGCGATCGGCGGCGCGCTGCTCTTCATGAGCATCGCCTTCGGCTGGTGGCTGGCGTACTTCTCGGCGCCGATGCTCGCCATCGGTCTCTTCGGCTGGGTGTTCGAGTACTACCGCGGTGAGAACCGCACCCAGTGA
- a CDS encoding carbohydrate kinase family protein: MRIAVTGSIATDHLMTFPGRFADQLVADQLHTVSLSFLVDALDVRRGGVAANICFGMGQLGTSPVLVGAAGSDFDEYRAWLDRHGVDTGSVRISEVLHTARFVCTTDADHNQIGSFYTGAMSEARLIELQSVAERLGGLDLVSIGADDPEAMLRHTEECRSRGIPFAADFSQQIARMNGEEIRILLEGATYLFSNEYEKGLIESKTGWTDEEILAKVGHRITTLGARGVRIERVGEPVIEVGCPDEETKADPTGVGDAFRAGFLSGLAWGVGLERAAQVGCMLATLVIETVGTQEYTLRRSRFMDRFAKAYGHEAADEVRAHLA; the protein is encoded by the coding sequence GTGCGTATCGCAGTCACCGGCTCCATCGCCACCGACCATCTGATGACCTTCCCCGGCCGCTTCGCCGACCAGCTCGTCGCCGACCAGCTGCACACGGTTTCGCTCTCCTTCCTGGTCGACGCCCTGGACGTGCGCCGGGGAGGGGTCGCCGCCAACATCTGCTTCGGCATGGGGCAGCTCGGTACCTCCCCCGTCCTGGTGGGCGCCGCCGGATCCGACTTCGACGAGTACCGCGCCTGGCTCGACCGGCACGGCGTGGACACCGGATCGGTCCGCATCTCCGAAGTGCTGCACACCGCGCGCTTCGTCTGCACCACGGACGCCGACCACAACCAGATCGGCTCCTTCTACACGGGCGCCATGAGCGAGGCCCGGCTGATCGAGCTGCAGAGCGTCGCCGAGCGCCTCGGCGGCCTCGACCTCGTCTCCATCGGCGCCGACGACCCGGAGGCGATGCTCCGCCACACCGAGGAGTGCCGCAGCCGGGGCATCCCCTTCGCCGCGGACTTCTCCCAGCAGATCGCCCGGATGAACGGCGAAGAGATCCGGATACTGCTGGAGGGCGCCACGTACCTCTTCTCCAACGAGTACGAGAAGGGGCTCATCGAGTCCAAGACCGGCTGGACCGACGAGGAGATCCTGGCCAAGGTCGGCCACCGGATCACCACCCTCGGCGCCCGCGGCGTGCGCATCGAGCGCGTGGGCGAGCCGGTCATCGAGGTCGGCTGCCCCGACGAGGAGACGAAGGCCGACCCGACCGGCGTCGGCGACGCCTTCCGCGCCGGCTTCCTCTCCGGCCTCGCCTGGGGCGTCGGCCTGGAGCGCGCCGCCCAGGTCGGCTGCATGCTCGCCACCCTGGTCATCGAGACGGTCGGCACCCAGGAGTACACCCTGCGCCGCTCCCGCTTCATGGACCGCTTCGCCAAGGCGTACGGCCACGAGGCCGCCGACGAGGTCCGCGCGCACCTCGCCTGA
- the nadA gene encoding quinolinate synthase NadA: MRDVTTAHPPVELDVQPSPLALLLLGREADPRSERGVECPGDLPSPSDPDLVERARAAKEKLGDKVFVLGHHYQRDEVIQFADVTGDSFKLARDAAARPEAEYIVFCGVHFMAESADILTGDDQKVVLPDLAAGCSMADMATAEQVAECWDVLTEAGVADRVVPVSYMNSSADIKAFTGRHGGTICTSSNAERALEWAFEQGDKVLFLPDQHLGRNTAVRDMGMSLEDCVLYNPHKPNGGLTAQQLRDAKMILWRGHCSVHGRFSVESVEDVRARIPGVNVLVHPECKHEVVAAADQVGSTEYIIKALEAAPAGSKWAIGTELNLVRRLANRFAAEDKEIVFLDKTVCFCSTMNRIDLPHLVWTLESLAEGKLVNRIEVDPETEKYAKLALERMLALP; the protein is encoded by the coding sequence GTGCGTGACGTGACCACGGCCCACCCCCCTGTGGAACTCGATGTTCAGCCGTCGCCCCTGGCCCTGCTCCTGCTCGGCCGTGAGGCCGACCCGAGGAGCGAGCGCGGTGTGGAGTGCCCCGGCGACCTTCCCTCCCCGTCCGACCCGGACCTGGTGGAGCGCGCCCGCGCCGCCAAGGAGAAGCTCGGGGACAAGGTGTTCGTCCTCGGCCACCACTACCAGCGCGACGAGGTCATCCAGTTCGCGGACGTCACCGGCGACTCCTTCAAGCTGGCCCGTGACGCCGCCGCCCGCCCGGAGGCCGAGTACATCGTCTTCTGCGGTGTGCACTTCATGGCCGAGTCCGCGGACATCCTGACCGGTGACGACCAGAAGGTCGTGCTGCCCGACCTGGCGGCGGGCTGCTCGATGGCCGACATGGCCACCGCCGAGCAGGTCGCCGAGTGCTGGGACGTGCTGACCGAGGCCGGCGTGGCCGACCGGGTCGTCCCCGTCTCGTACATGAACTCCTCCGCCGACATCAAGGCGTTCACCGGCCGCCACGGCGGCACCATCTGCACCTCCTCCAACGCCGAGCGGGCGCTGGAGTGGGCCTTCGAGCAGGGCGACAAGGTCCTCTTCCTCCCCGACCAGCACCTGGGCCGCAACACCGCCGTCCGGGACATGGGGATGTCGCTGGAGGACTGCGTCCTCTACAACCCGCACAAGCCGAACGGCGGCCTGACGGCGCAGCAGCTGCGCGACGCGAAGATGATCCTGTGGCGCGGGCACTGCTCGGTGCACGGGCGCTTCTCGGTGGAGTCGGTGGAGGACGTCCGCGCGCGCATTCCCGGCGTCAACGTCCTGGTGCACCCGGAGTGCAAGCACGAGGTCGTCGCGGCGGCCGACCAGGTCGGCTCGACGGAGTACATCATCAAGGCGCTGGAAGCGGCCCCGGCCGGCTCCAAGTGGGCCATCGGTACGGAGCTGAACCTGGTGCGCCGTCTGGCGAATCGTTTCGCTGCCGAGGACAAGGAGATCGTCTTCCTCGACAAGACGGTCTGCTTCTGCTCCACGATGAACCGGATCGACCTGCCCCACCTGGTCTGGACGCTGGAGTCGCTGGCCGAGGGCAAGCTGGTCAACCGGATCGAGGTCGACCCGGAGACCGAGAAGTACGCCAAGCTGGCGCTGGAGCGGATGCTCGCGCTGCCGTAG